TCGGGGGTATATCTTAACACAGGATCCTTTGTAAGCCTGCCGACAAGGGTTACTTGGTTAATCATCTTTTCTCTCCTCTCTCTTTAAGATGTTTTAATCATACTCGTTCTTCAAATAAATAAAAAATGACTGAAATGGCGTTATTTCGGTCTTTCCCTAATCGAAAATGGCTTGGAGTTGGTTCAAAATCAATTTACCCTGGGTAAAATCAGTTAATAATCAAATAGTTAACAAAATTAAATATTTTGCAAAATTATATCCTATCGTTCATAATTTAGACAATTGCTGGGTTTTCATTTCATTAAATCATCGTTTTTTAGTATGATATAATTACCTTTATAAGGATTAATCGACGTGTATCATTTTGGATAGATTAAAAATTACGTATGAGAGAGGTATTTACCGCTCTTTTGGCAAGAAACGGAGGAATTGGATGAAATCGTTTAAATTGATCTCGTTGCAAATTGTTACGGAGAATTTACACGTGATTGATATTGCATTAACAGACGGGCTGATAATAAACAAGGAAAACGACGCTAGAACCTGGCTACTGGAAGCCTTTGTGGAGGAAGATCATTTCAAGGAGCTTGAACCATCACTTCCCAATATAGACGGAGAGGTGTATATCCAGGCTGTCATTACAAAAAAAGATAATGAACCGGCTTTGTTTCACACAGCCTTACGAACGATCAGAAAGGTAGGCAACCATTATAGCCTCTTATTCGTTGGTGAAATTAAAAAAACGCGCAGCAAATATGCAGAACTCCTGCTGGAGGATTTGGTCCAAAAAGGCCTAGTCGGTGATGAATTAATAAATGAATTCAAGCAAAAAATCCGCTCGAAGCCTAAATTGGCAACGAATAAGTAAAGATTCTGCCCTCGATCCCCCTAACCGAATGCAAAAAAAAAGACTGACATAGTTGAAAGGATGTTCATCCTTCTTCACTAGGCCAGTCTTTTTTACTTAATTACTTATTGTTATCTTTTTTATCATCTTTAATTAGGTCATCATCGTTATCCATGCCATTATCATCATTTTCCATCATACCGTCATCATCTTTATCCAGATCATTCACATCATTATCATTCATATCGTTATCATTTACGCCATTGTTATCATCTTCCATGATATTGTTATCATCTTCTGGCGCGGGATTGTTATCATTATCATTCGTTCCACATCCGGCAAGGAACATTATGGATAATAAAGATCCCCCAATTAGTGCTAAAATTCTGCTTTTCATCATTTTTGGCAACCTCCCTTCTTTCTTAATCATTAGCTATTTTGCCCCGAATGTGAAAATAACTTGCGTCCTAATTAAAATTTAAAAAGAAAACATAAAAAAATGCCGGACAAAAAGGCCGGCATTCAAAGGGAGAATAAAAAATAGTCTAACATTCAGTTTGCATTAATGAGCTTTGCAGTGCTCTTAATATATACACCTCTTGACGATCGTTTAAACCAATATTTAGAAAATATGGAGAAGATTTATTTGTCACCAAAGGCAAACATGATTTCGGCTTCACATGCTATCTCGCCATCTACAGTTGCGACCGCTTTCCCCTTGCCCATCGAGCCTCTCATTCGCACTATTTCAACTTCCAGGCGCAGTTGATCGCCCGGTTTGACTTGCTTTTTAAAGCGACAGCCATCAATTCCAGCAAAAAATGCCAGGCGTCCGTAATATTCCTCTTGTTTCAATACCGCTACAGCACCAACCTGCGCCAAAGCTTCTACAATCAATACCCCAGGCATCACTGGATAGTCAGGAAAATGGCCATTAAAGAATTCCTCGTTGGCAGAAACATTC
This genomic stretch from Peribacillus muralis harbors:
- the fabZ gene encoding 3-hydroxyacyl-ACP dehydratase FabZ; amino-acid sequence: MLDITQIKEIIPHRYPFLLVDRIIEIDEGKRAVGLKNVSANEEFFNGHFPDYPVMPGVLIVEALAQVGAVAVLKQEEYYGRLAFFAGIDGCRFKKQVKPGDQLRLEVEIVRMRGSMGKGKAVATVDGEIACEAEIMFAFGDK
- a CDS encoding YwpF family protein, which codes for MKSFKLISLQIVTENLHVIDIALTDGLIINKENDARTWLLEAFVEEDHFKELEPSLPNIDGEVYIQAVITKKDNEPALFHTALRTIRKVGNHYSLLFVGEIKKTRSKYAELLLEDLVQKGLVGDELINEFKQKIRSKPKLATNK